A DNA window from Anaerocolumna sp. AGMB13020 contains the following coding sequences:
- a CDS encoding YaaA family protein, whose amino-acid sequence MAPLVFQTKELEYVKEHLRILSGFYGVLKPFDGVIPYRLEMQAKLKGKGFHSLYEFWKDRLAVQLAAETDLIINLASVEYSKCITRYLRDEVRLITCVFGELINKKLTEKGTIAKMARGEMVRYMAECQVKKPEEIRGFNKLNFSYTEELSDENTYVFLRKIEKLT is encoded by the coding sequence ATGGCACCGCTGGTATTTCAGACAAAGGAGCTGGAATATGTCAAGGAACATCTTCGTATTCTGTCAGGATTTTATGGCGTGCTAAAACCCTTTGACGGTGTAATTCCTTACCGGCTGGAGATGCAGGCGAAGCTGAAGGGGAAGGGATTTCACTCCCTGTATGAATTCTGGAAGGACAGACTGGCAGTTCAGTTGGCTGCGGAAACAGACCTGATAATTAATCTGGCTTCCGTTGAATACAGCAAATGTATAACCCGTTATTTAAGAGATGAGGTACGACTGATAACCTGTGTTTTTGGAGAGCTGATTAACAAAAAGCTGACTGAAAAGGGAACCATAGCTAAGATGGCAAGAGGCGAGATGGTACGCTATATGGCAGAATGCCAGGTGAAAAAGCCGGAAGAAATCAGGGGATTTAACAAATTGAATTTCTCCTATACAGAAGAGTTATCGGATGAGAATACATATGTATTCCTGCGTAAAATTGAGAAATTGACATAA